One region of Drosophila subobscura isolate 14011-0131.10 chromosome J, UCBerk_Dsub_1.0, whole genome shotgun sequence genomic DNA includes:
- the LOC117895128 gene encoding uncharacterized protein LOC117895128, whose amino-acid sequence MGPSLRFEFGLIACGVIAVVCGIHGLSITECNNQFGFINNTRPNCSYPYINCSGQDSMFCVDNSTCNAAFNCNETIVSGIPTVSPNNSSTSTSESPNTGLSTASPLNVREQCRQGVTKRFSYPQNCNYFYYCVDGFLLVEQCPFGYAFDASSGACGGRMRGSMDCTLK is encoded by the coding sequence ATGGGGCCCTCTTTGCGCTTTGAATTTGGACTGATCGCTTGTGGTGTTATTGCCGTGGTCTGTGGCATCCATGGCCTAAGCATTACAGAATGTAATAACCAATTTGGATTCATAAACAACACTCGGCCCAACTGCAGCTACCCTTACATCAACTGCTCGGGCCAGGATTCGATGTTTTGTGTGGACAACAGCACCTGCAATGCTGCCTTTAATTGCAACGAGACAATCGTTTCGGGTATTCCAACGGTTTCACCTAATAATTCATCAACGTCAACGTCAGAGTCGCCGAATACGGGTCTCTCCACAGCCTCGCCGTTGAATGTACGAGAGCAGTGTCGTCAGGGTGTAACCAAAAGGTTCAGCTATCCCCAAAACTGTAACTACTTTTACTACTGTGTGGATGGCTTTCTGCTGGTAGAGCAGTGTCCCTTTGGATATGCGTTCGATGCCTCAAGTGGAGCTTGTGGTGGACGTATGCGGGGTTCCATGGACTGTACGCTGAAGTAG
- the LOC117895125 gene encoding BAG family molecular chaperone regulator 2 isoform X1, which translates to MEIDAQSAQRPSENNLYRQNSFSVAHSESSMNFDYLHGLRSGTVPSTSTAASGPSDNASNNSYGLVDDSRALDRTINTNERFVNILDQIDARVEKLRKDALNLQEMKDYLLMSMDLIKSNEMLQKMRESEREEVMLYIQRVSSRLGTVELNVRTVRDNSQEDSLSQINSLIDTMIKVGDPVIARQRCQLYLNACCTSAMDPSGHLDTLYEADVGPIDKKFESALLGCTLDDQKNIKKRLQALMGYLNKQTVSH; encoded by the exons ATGGAAATTGATGCGCAATCAGCGCAACGACCCAGCGAGAATAATCTTTATCGACAAAACTCATTCAGCGTTGCCCACTCGGAGTCATCAATGAATTTCGACTATTTGCACGGTCTTCGTTCAGGCACTGTGccttccacatccacagcagcCTCTGGCCCCAGTGACAATGCAAGCAACAACTCATATGGACTAGTCGACGACAGTAGAGCACTGGACAG AACAATAAATACCAATGAGAG ATTTGTTAACATATTGGATCAGATTGATGCACGTGTAGAGAAGCTTCGCAAAGATGCTCTTAATTTACAAGAGATGAAAGACTATCTCTTAATGTCTATGGATCTGATTAAGAGCAACGAAATGCTTCAGAAGatgagagagt CCGAGCGCGAGGAGGTCATGCTGTACATACAACGAGTCAGTTCACGCCTAGGAACGGTTGAATTAAATGTGCGCACTGTGCGTGACAACTCTCAGGAGGACTCGCTTAGTCAAATCAATTCTTTGATCGACACTATGATAAAAGTGGGGGATCCTGTGATCGCCCGCCAACGTTGCCAGCTGTACTTGAACGCCTGCTGCACTAGTGCCATGGACCCGTCTGGACATCTGGACACCTTGTACGAGGCTGATGTCGGCCCGATCGACAAGAAATTTGAGAGCGCCCTACTTGGTTGTACCTTGGACGACCAGAAGAATATAAAGAAGCGATTGCAGGCTTTAATGGGTTACTTAAACAAGCAAACTGTTAGCCATTAA
- the LOC117893584 gene encoding uncharacterized protein LOC117893584, with the protein MSVKDTISDLFISPHPLFGRASFTFSRASVPSSDIPPSSCSFLRFPSSWDTSACTFRAFRRGSRILCVPLPYTLGTRGQLLRNSSSPASASLSGGFPQPSPLPILPTAPNLALSPRLASRIVGTSATGEKLTFARVCGNGTPPLPTLPSAAPGSGLGSRTHRDLLLESLLDDSDHFGIRYWCVQSCCQPPHRSKVVFHRFFRFLASLMQRTQPLVLPTYCTESSTNSSFKSSQTSGGLSRTNCQYHSAARPLTRW; encoded by the exons ATGTCCGTCAAGGATACGATTTCGGACTTGTTTATATCTCCTCATCCTCTCTTCGGCCG CGCATCCTTCACTTTCTCGCGGGCCTCCGTCCCGAGCTCTGATATCCCGCCTTCATCATGCTCGTTCTTGCGTTTCCCGAGCAGTTGGGACACTTCGGCGTGTACGTTTCGGGCTTTCCGCAGAGGTAGCAGAATACTCTGCGTTCCTTTGCCATACACTCTCGGAACCCGTGGTCAACTTCTCCGCAATTCCAGCAGCCCAGCCTCGGCTTCGCTGTCAGGTGGGTTTCCTCAACCATCACCTCTTCCTATCCTTCCAACAGCTCCGAATCTGGCTCTATCTCCTCGACTCGCTTCCCGGATTGTTGGAACTTCTGCGACGGGCGAAAAGCTGACCTTCGCTCGCGTCTGCGGAAATGGTACTCCACCTCTTCCCACTCTTCCCTCAGCTGCTCCAGGTTCCGGACTCGGATCGCGTACACATCGCGATCTCCTCCTCGAGTCCCTTCTTGACGACTCTGACCATTTCGGAATCCGCTATTGGTGTGTTCAATCTTGCTGCCAGCCTCCGCATCGCTCGAAAGTAGTCTTCCACCGATTCTTCAGGTTCTTGGCGTCGCTCATGCAACGCACGCAGCCGCTCGTACTGCCCACCTACTGCACGGAATCGTCCACCAACTCGTCCTTTAAGTCCTCCCAGACTTCTGGAGGCCTCTCTCGTACAAACTGCCAGTACCACTCGGCAGCCCGTCCTCTCACCAGATGGTGA
- the LOC117895125 gene encoding BAG family molecular chaperone regulator 2 isoform X2 yields MLDNLRSIFRKRRHCSEETPPPSEDPKILQSCEDDEGRPGCNDDYSVAWPEAYFNITPADRTINTNERFVNILDQIDARVEKLRKDALNLQEMKDYLLMSMDLIKSNEMLQKMRESEREEVMLYIQRVSSRLGTVELNVRTVRDNSQEDSLSQINSLIDTMIKVGDPVIARQRCQLYLNACCTSAMDPSGHLDTLYEADVGPIDKKFESALLGCTLDDQKNIKKRLQALMGYLNKQTVSH; encoded by the exons ATGCTGGACAATTTGCGAAGTATTTTTCGCAAACGTCGACACTGCAGTGAAGAAACGCCACCGCCGTCTGAGGACCCTAAAATCCTTCAGTCATGTGAGGATGATGAGGGGAGGCCGGGGTGCAATGATGACTATAGTGTCGCCTGGCCGGAAGCATATTTTAACATCACACCAGCCGATAG AACAATAAATACCAATGAGAG ATTTGTTAACATATTGGATCAGATTGATGCACGTGTAGAGAAGCTTCGCAAAGATGCTCTTAATTTACAAGAGATGAAAGACTATCTCTTAATGTCTATGGATCTGATTAAGAGCAACGAAATGCTTCAGAAGatgagagagt CCGAGCGCGAGGAGGTCATGCTGTACATACAACGAGTCAGTTCACGCCTAGGAACGGTTGAATTAAATGTGCGCACTGTGCGTGACAACTCTCAGGAGGACTCGCTTAGTCAAATCAATTCTTTGATCGACACTATGATAAAAGTGGGGGATCCTGTGATCGCCCGCCAACGTTGCCAGCTGTACTTGAACGCCTGCTGCACTAGTGCCATGGACCCGTCTGGACATCTGGACACCTTGTACGAGGCTGATGTCGGCCCGATCGACAAGAAATTTGAGAGCGCCCTACTTGGTTGTACCTTGGACGACCAGAAGAATATAAAGAAGCGATTGCAGGCTTTAATGGGTTACTTAAACAAGCAAACTGTTAGCCATTAA
- the LOC117895122 gene encoding uncharacterized protein LOC117895122, with amino-acid sequence MLFSKPNTSSSVVYSLHSKMVTQIVPFVLLVLAQATPNASWRLLTKTGFNESSYSVRHLSMHYSRVFLSISVKGNDSPTLIETQWQVSHFPMTTVIFPHRNIHANGAHSDCTLLQQAHWSQVDGLSRLWVMDIGWPDSRCPPRLFVFDLIRNNAELLRIDCGQHIDFNDTQSLVVRFGPKAKSSKLERHIYFILGHGPHILTYDILEQTWKSRSLKSHKYESMQQSFPIKPIDFTFGLQGELIVADKDGGIYRSLDSLQWEDSSELSSSSLKSHIQLTPLGTLLGNGRSMIMDSLGTLYYVIPKFGAVVRCVQLVNITAEGNEIIYMTSKNLQQIFFGNNGAVWVLSDRVLKTQQMCFPGMPYNDVF; translated from the coding sequence ATGCTCTTCAGCAAACCAAACACTTCAAGCTCAGTTGTATATAGTCTGCATTCGAAGATGGTCACACAGATAGTTCCCTTCGTTTTGCTTGTTCTTGCTCAGGCAACTCCAAATGCATCGTGGCGGCTTTTGACAAAGACTGGATTCAACGAGTCAAGTTACAGTGTGCGTCACCTTTCGATGCATTACTCGCGAGTATTTCTCAGTATCTCCGTAAAAGGGAACGATTCCCCCACACTTATTGAGACCCAGTGGCAGGTTTCGCACTTTCCAATGACAACTGTGATATTTCCTCACCGGAATATACATGCCAATGGAGCTCATTCCGATTGTACATTGCTGCAGCAAGCACATTGGTCGCAGGTGGACGGCCTGAGTCGCCTGTGGGTTATGGATATCGGTTGGCCGGACAGCAGGTGCCCACCCaggctgtttgtttttgatttgataCGCAATAATGCAGAGCTCCTGAGAATTGACTGCGGTCAGCACATAGACTTCAACGACACCCAAAGTTTGGTTGTAAGATTCGGACCCAAGGCAAAGAGCTCCAAACTTGAACGACACATATACTTTATTCTGGGCCATGGCCCGCATATTCTGACCTACGACATACTAGAGCAGACCTGGAAAAGTCGATCCTTGAAGAGTCACAAGTACGAGAGCATGCAACAGTCCTTCCCCATCAAGCCAATTGACTTTACCTTTGGTCTTCAGGGCGAATTAATAGTTGCCGATAAAGATGGTGGGATCTATAGATCCTTGGACAGTCTGCAATGGGAAGATAGCTCTGAATTATCCTCGAGTTCTTTAAAATCACACATACAACTCACCCCCCTGGGCACTCTTTTGGGAAACGGTCGCAGCATGATCATGGACAGCTTGGGCACCTTGTACTATGTCATACCAAAGTTTGGAGCGGTTGTGCGGTGTGTCCAGCTGGTTAACATCACTGCTGAGGGAAACGAAATCATCTATATGACATCGAAAAACTtacagcaaatattttttggaaACAATGGCGCCGTGTGGGTACTAAGTGATCGTGTCTTGAAAACGCAACAAATGTGTTTTCCGGGAATGCCGTATAACGATGtattttaa
- the LOC117893182 gene encoding probable chitinase 10, with amino-acid sequence MTVFPLPAVTSILVLSYIASAQKNWKLWKPTNSVTIRQNGGNLCANHLVGEFLQHSEDCQLFYLCVENGDAVLASCPPTMLFNSDSKLCDTAGNVKCRNGTETGMENTMPPNAGDSDLNNIITDAASYCATLTQRQSNDLIVYIGSSSSCSTYYICYYGQAILQECSSELHWNALTGKCDLPERAQCTLGAQKEDPPTHSTPPNANINSGVDVWNDFIHCPTYGQHLYPHMQRCEFFIYCVKGHPTLQQCPFYYYFDITSKSCQWSRTALCVRDLNLPPQIKIQP; translated from the coding sequence ATGACTGTTTTTCCCCTTCCAGCAGTAACTAGTATTTTAGTGCTCAGTTATATTGCCTCGGCCCAGAAAAACTGGAAGCTGTGGAAACCTACTAACTCAGTGACCATAAGACAGAATGGCGGTAACTTGTGTGCGAATCACCTGGTTGGTGAATTTTTACAGCATTCTGAAGACTGCCAACTGTTTTATCTGTGCGTAGAGAACGGTGATGCTGTATTGGCCTCCTGTCCACCTACAATGCTTTTCAATTCTGATAGTAAGCTCTGCGATACAGCGGGAAATGTGAAATGCAGAAACGGGACAGAGACCGGCATGGAAAACACAATGCCACCGAACGCCGGTGACAGCGATCTTAACAACATTATCACGGATGCGGCTTCATACTGTGCCACGTTAACTCAAAGGCAGTCTAACGATCTGATCGTTTATATAGGCAGTTCTAGTAGCTGCAGCACCTATTACATCTGCTATTATGGACAGGCTATTCTGCAGGAGTGCAGCTCTGAATTGCATTGGAATGCGTTGACTGGTAAATGCGATTTACCGGAGAGGGCTCAATGCACCTTGGGTGCTCAGAAAGAAGATCCTCCGACCCATTCAACTCCTCCCAATGCTAACATAAACTCGGGTGTAGATGTTTGGAATGACTTTATCCATTGTCCCACTTACGGACAACATCTGTATCCACATATGCAGCGATGCGAGTTTTTTATTTACTGTGTGAAAGGACATCCCACTTTGCAGCAGTGTCCGTTTTATTATTACTTTGATATTACCTCAAAAAGCTGTCAGTGGTCGCGCACAGCTTTGTGTGTACGAGATTTAAATTTGccgccccaaataaaaatacaaccCTGA
- the LOC117895127 gene encoding uncharacterized protein LOC117895127 has product MWKLFIVFGCLLPAHQVSAAFLQECQGVIINKVTNPNQACSEFVHCNGDDSYYCNGDCWEPIDCYGAMEETSAENKIPSSSAPVAPQDPMLAERSTPTIFTPSPSYPPSSSATIAAGTTISSSSVHVICKTSGRNGVYPYPANSNYYYQCISGYLLLQQCPQNFHFEAVQERCTATKPYLMIRLFV; this is encoded by the coding sequence ATGTGGAAGTTGTTTATAGtctttggctgcctgctgcctgcccatcAGGTGTCGGCGGCATTTTTGCAAGAATGTCAGGGAGTCATTATTAATAAGGTGACAAATCCAAACCAGGCGTGCAGCGAGTTCGTTCACTGTAACGGAGATGATTCCTACTATTGCAATGGCGATTGCTGGGAGCCTATTGATTGTTATGGTGCAATGGAAGAAACCAgtgcagaaaacaaaattcccTCTTCATCGGCACCCGTCGCACCGCAAGACCCCATGCTAGCAGAAAGATCTACCCCAACGATTTTTACTCCTAGCCCATCATATCCCCCTTCTTCATCAGCTACAatagcagcaggaacaaccATTTCTAGCTCCAGTGTCCACGTAATCTGCAAGACGAGCGGAAGAAACGGTGTCTATCCCTATCCGGCCAATAGTAATTACTACTATCAATGTATATCGGGTTATCTTCTTCTGCAGCAGTGCCCGCAGAATTTTCATTTCGAGGCCGTACAAGAACGGTGTACTGCGACGAAACCTTATCTTATGATACGGCTATTCGTGTAA
- the LOC117895124 gene encoding probable chitinase 10, whose translation MSKYLSYFCVVLLWSGKSYGDHFDECDGMADESFVQSLESCQSYVYCMGEDSLKGDCDDGEYFDAESGGCDDAANVQCFLDEVDEPGAEQEPEEEDSTPATEPPTDPTYTVDQPSEVDILNIAPVVKPNCPIIDDPSQVILMASNESCTSYYLCYHGHAMEMHCNNNLYFNALTGQCDHADNVQCALEDPRVHKCLPHMTEFFPHPDKCNYFYYCIKGFLTIQQCPFYYGWDIERRSCVQINVAKCFGNSRREKR comes from the exons atgtcaaaatatttatcgTACTTTTGCGTAGTTTTGCTGTGGAGCGGCAAGTCCTATGGAGATCACTTTGATGAATGTGATGGAATGGCCGACGAATCGTTTGTCCAGAGCTTGGAAAGCTGTCAGTCTTATGTGTATTGCATGGGCGAGGACTCGTTAAAGGGTGACTGCGATGATGGTGAATACTTTGATGCCGAGTCAGGGGGATGTGATGATGCCGCCAACGTGCAATGCTTTTTGGATGAAGTCGACGAGCCTGGCgcagagcaggagccagaAGAGGAAGATTCTACACCAGCCACGGAACCTCCAACCGATCCTACATATACGGTGGATCAGCCAAGCGAAGTGGATATCCTCAATATTGCGCCTGTTGTGAAGCCTAATTGCCCGATCATCGACGATCCCAGCCAGGTCATATTAATGGCCAGCAACGAATCATGCACAAGTTATTATCTTTGCTATCACGGACATGCCATGGAAATGCACTGTAACAACAATTTGTACTTCAATGCTCTCACCGGGCAATGCGACCATGCGGATAACGTTCAGTGTGCG CTGGAAGATCCACGGGTTCACAAATGCCTGCCCCATATGACAGAGTTCTTTCCACACCCtgacaaatgcaattatttctattattgCATCAAGGGATTTCTCACCATTCAGCAGTGCCCCTTCTACTACGGCTGGGACATCGAACGAAGGAGTTGTGTGCAGATAAATGTGGCGAAATGCTTTGGAAACTCCCGTCGAGAAAAAAGATAG
- the LOC117895123 gene encoding uncharacterized protein LOC117895123: protein MSNFCVFLIVMVLIFGICQADNFVECNGNESGFISSAKSCAHYIFCNGNDSYDGECPDGEYFSSDTEMCEPMGDIDCRTGMAVETDNTSSLESSTDNLIIVNTESILVGDSVASTTLNTTLAATSLNVTPPPTYADGPDSNTTIFPPSVDIIVASICPRDDNKSRIILMASQKSCTDYYVCYQGQPYPMNCAVSLHFNHRTGKCDHPENVRCLATTINPREQCKRHTMDIYPHPDNCNYFYQCRLGYLIVQQCPFLYGWDHEKRSCVVLSKAKCYNQF, encoded by the exons ATGTCAAACTTTTGTGTTTTCCTGATTGTAATGGTCCTTATTTTTGGCATATGCCAGGCAGACAATTTCGTCGAGTGCAATGGGAATGAATCGGGATTTATATCCTCTGCAAAGAGCTGTGCGCACTACATTTTCTGTAACGGAAATGATTCATATGATGGTGAATGCCCTGATGGCGAATACTTTAGTTCCGATACTGAAATGTGTGAGCCAATGGGCGATATTGACTGTCGCACAGGGATGGCTGTGGAGACAGATAATACATCATCATTAGAGTCTAGTACTGATAACTTAATAATTGTCAATACTGAATCGATTTTAGTGGGCGATTCTGTAGCATCCACGACTCTTAATACCACTTTAGCAGCCACTTCACTGAACGTTACACCACCGCCAACATACGCCGATGGACCAGACAGCAACACGACAATATTCCCCCCGAGTGTTGACATAATTGTGGCCAGTATTTGCCCCCGCGACGATAATAAAAGCCGCATCATATTAATGGCAAGTCAAAAGTCTTGCACGGACTACTATGTTTGTTATCAGGGTCAACCGTACCCCATGAACTGTGCGGtctctttgcattttaatCACCGCACTGGCAAATGCGACCATCCCGAAAATGTGCGATGTCTG gCGACGACAATTAATCCCAGGGAGCAATGCAAACGGCACACAATGGATATCTATCCCCATCCAGATAACTGCAATTATTTCTACCAATGTCGACTGGGATATTTAATTGTGCAACAGTGCCCTTTCTTGTATGGCTGGGACCATGAGAAACGATCATGTGTGGTTCTAAGCAAGGCAAAGTGCTATAAtcaattttga
- the LOC117893587 gene encoding protein midgut expression 1 — protein sequence MCNALCECLKCPGKVVCCCCSCACKMLMSIFCSVIVLLVVIGLIVYFTVYYHKDKDTKDIQQQVSQLTPIVKRSIRDYFNKEY from the exons ATGTGCAACGCTCTGTGCGAATGTCTGAAATGCCCCGGCAAAGTTGTTTGCTG CTGCTGTTCCTGCGCCTGCAAAATGCTGATGAGCATTTTCTGCTCTGTTATTGTCTTGCTGGTCGTCATTGGATTAATTGTTTACTTCACGGTATATTATCACAAGGATAAGGATACCAAAGACATTCAGCAGCAGGTCTCCCAACTCACGCCCATTGTAAAGCGCAGCATACGCGACTATTTTAATAAGGAATATTGA
- the LOC117893586 gene encoding uncharacterized protein LOC117893586, protein MADTISRTLQEEIRRGFMELMGAITEAMTPLRQKGELIHDLDWENVPNGREGGPAAPEWRRQSTGTRPKGSVEQQEHIPQAPPRKPERLSLNWSRRVEDGDLETRPRGLEREPAGESGARRFTTPYERRD, encoded by the coding sequence ATGGCGGACACCATCAGCAGGACGTTGCAAGAGGAGATCCGTCGAGGATTTATGGAGCTGATGGGTGCCATAACGGAGGCAATGACGCCCCTGCGCCAGAAGGGAGAATTGATCCATGATCTGGACTGGGAGAATGTTCCAAATGGCAGAGAAGGCGGTCCGGCGGCTCCAGAATGGCGAAGACAGAGTACCGGCACCAGACCCAAAGGTTCCGTGGAACAACAGGAGCATATTCCACAAGCGCCTCCGAGGAAGCCGGAGAGACTGAGCCTAAATTGGTCCCGCAGGGTGGAAGATGGCGATCTGGAGACGAGACCGAGAGGACTGGAACGGGAACCAGCAGGAGAAAGCGGAGCTCGGCGATTCACGACGCCCTACGAGAGGCGAGACTAG